A window of the Cyanobacteria bacterium FACHB-DQ100 genome harbors these coding sequences:
- a CDS encoding protein-glutamate O-methyltransferase CheR: protein MAIPAFDFEYLRQLVRQQSGVVLEPHKDYLAALHLDQIAANAGFASIAELVEHLKHTPLSELHLQALEALVIKETSFFRDRSPFEALKASVLPALIQSRSSQRTINIWCAACSTGQEPYSIAMLIREAFPELSTWTIRLIATDFSKQVLDRAQQGQYTDLEISRGLTPELRDRYFRKAGDAWQIVDEIRQRVEFRQLNLIHPWSALPKMDIIFLRNVLIYFDIDTKRSILNKVQHYLQADGCLFLGSGETTFHLDSRFEAIQSKTSFYHRLRSA, encoded by the coding sequence ATGGCGATTCCTGCTTTTGATTTTGAGTATCTCCGTCAGTTAGTGCGGCAGCAGTCTGGAGTAGTGTTAGAGCCACACAAAGACTATCTCGCAGCGCTGCATCTGGATCAGATAGCTGCGAATGCTGGGTTTGCTTCAATTGCAGAATTAGTCGAACATCTAAAACACACTCCCTTAAGCGAACTGCATCTTCAAGCTCTTGAAGCTTTAGTGATTAAGGAAACATCTTTTTTTCGCGATCGCTCTCCCTTTGAAGCGCTAAAAGCTTCGGTGTTACCCGCGTTGATTCAGTCCCGTTCTAGTCAGCGAACCATCAATATCTGGTGTGCCGCTTGCTCAACCGGTCAAGAACCTTACAGCATTGCGATGCTGATCCGGGAAGCCTTTCCAGAACTGTCCACTTGGACAATTCGCTTAATCGCGACTGACTTTTCTAAGCAGGTGCTCGATCGCGCTCAGCAAGGACAGTATACAGACTTGGAAATCAGTCGGGGCCTGACCCCTGAACTGCGCGATCGGTATTTCCGCAAAGCTGGGGATGCTTGGCAGATCGTTGATGAAATTCGTCAGAGGGTTGAGTTTCGGCAGTTGAACCTAATTCACCCTTGGAGCGCTCTACCAAAGATGGACATCATTTTTCTGAGAAATGTTCTAATTTACTTTGATATCGACACTAAGCGATCAATTCTGAACAAGGTACAGCACTACTTGCAAGCAGATGGCTGTTTATTCCTTGGCAGTGGTGAAACAACGTTTCACCTTGATTCTAGATTTGAAGCGATTCAAAGCAAGACGAGCTTTTATCACCGTTTACGAAGTGCATAA
- a CDS encoding chemotaxis response regulator protein-glutamate methylesterase: MQPIRVLIVDDAVMVRSRLSKILAADPQIEVVGVASSGRIALARLSQLNPDVIILDIEMPDLDGLQTLAQIRQLNPRLPVIMFSAMTTIGAIATLDALSLGASDYATKPSQMDNVDHLTDYLRATLIPKIKALSQKIKQNRSAPISDISPKATPTTAAFSGSQLHRSSAEIVAIGVSTGGPNALAALLSELPADFPVPIVIVQHMPPMFTKLLAERLSTKCALPVWEATLGAKLRPGTVWIAPGDYHLRVKDTDSTVQLVIDQSPAQNFCRPSADVLLESVAEVYGDRALGVILTGMGQDGLRGCQEIHDRNGQILAQDEASSVVWGMPGFVVNAGLADAVLPLDQIMPEILRRVNRSSTLARRMD; encoded by the coding sequence ATGCAACCTATTAGAGTTTTAATCGTAGATGATGCAGTGATGGTACGGAGCCGTCTGAGCAAAATTCTCGCAGCAGATCCCCAGATTGAAGTTGTGGGAGTCGCTTCTTCAGGAAGAATTGCACTCGCAAGACTGTCTCAACTGAATCCGGATGTGATCATTCTCGATATCGAAATGCCTGACTTAGACGGGCTGCAAACGTTGGCGCAGATTCGTCAACTCAATCCACGACTGCCCGTAATTATGTTTAGTGCGATGACCACGATCGGGGCAATCGCAACGCTGGATGCTCTTTCTTTAGGAGCTTCGGACTATGCGACAAAACCGAGTCAGATGGACAACGTAGATCATTTAACCGACTATCTTCGAGCGACGCTGATTCCTAAGATTAAAGCACTGAGCCAGAAAATTAAACAGAACCGATCGGCACCAATCTCCGACATTAGCCCAAAAGCCACCCCCACAACCGCTGCTTTCTCAGGTTCTCAACTTCATCGATCGTCTGCTGAGATCGTTGCGATCGGTGTTTCCACCGGAGGGCCAAATGCCCTCGCCGCTTTGCTCTCAGAATTACCCGCCGATTTTCCTGTCCCGATCGTCATTGTGCAGCATATGCCGCCCATGTTCACCAAGCTGCTCGCAGAACGTTTATCGACAAAATGCGCCTTGCCCGTTTGGGAAGCAACGCTAGGAGCAAAACTTCGCCCCGGTACGGTTTGGATTGCGCCAGGCGATTATCATTTGAGAGTGAAAGACACGGACTCAACTGTGCAACTTGTGATCGACCAGTCTCCAGCCCAAAATTTTTGTCGTCCTTCAGCGGATGTCTTGCTTGAATCTGTTGCCGAAGTGTACGGGGATCGCGCTCTGGGGGTGATTCTGACCGGGATGGGGCAAGATGGACTCCGGGGCTGTCAGGAGATTCACGATCGCAATGGGCAAATTCTGGCGCAAGATGAGGCGAGTAGCGTGGTTTGGGGAATGCCGGGATTTGTGGTGAATGCAGGATTAGCCGATGCCGTTTTGCCGCTCGATCAAATCATGCCAGAGATTCTGCGTCGGGTGAATCGATCGTCTACGCTGGCGCGGAGGATGGACTGA
- a CDS encoding N-acetylmuramoyl-L-alanine amidase, with amino-acid sequence MGRIFISAGHGNRVNGVTDPGAVVAGTTEAREMILTRDLVVTELRSRGVEVLSVPDALSAAQAIDWINARDRPDDVALEIRADAFSNPAVRGATVYHIANNDQRRRNAEQLLLALIRRVPQLPSRGARPDTDTGLGSLPFTRQITCGSLLMTVGFLTNPDDRFIIQNQRRDLASGIADGLVAWARGTALPPDSTTYPEIRISINGQIYGEKGILVNGNAYIPIDLTDRLGIDLTQDPNIRRLNYRQVVFVKAVDLRNYTISVGWDAQARTVLLRSILKICPGTLDRIMSNGNTTSAQLIAFLRSNNDAAPVQYPQLADLYRSEAAIEGVNYDIAFSQMLLETNYLRFGGEIKPSQNNFAGLGDVGGGPEGASFPNAQTGVRAHIQLLKAYASTEPLVQEVVAPRFRFVTRGIAPLVDQLSGRWSADPQYGAKITAILRRLYEAAQLL; translated from the coding sequence ATGGGACGTATCTTTATTTCTGCCGGACATGGCAATCGCGTTAACGGTGTCACCGATCCGGGGGCAGTCGTCGCAGGCACAACCGAAGCAAGAGAAATGATTCTGACTCGCGATCTAGTCGTGACAGAATTGCGATCGCGGGGTGTCGAAGTCCTGTCTGTGCCCGATGCGCTGAGTGCGGCTCAAGCGATCGACTGGATCAACGCTCGCGATCGTCCGGATGATGTGGCGCTTGAAATCCGCGCCGATGCGTTTAGTAATCCAGCCGTGCGAGGGGCAACCGTTTATCACATTGCCAATAACGATCAGCGTCGCCGTAATGCCGAACAGCTATTGCTAGCGCTGATTCGGCGCGTTCCTCAACTGCCGAGCCGAGGAGCCAGACCCGATACCGACACAGGACTCGGGAGCCTGCCGTTTACTCGTCAGATCACCTGCGGATCGCTTCTGATGACGGTTGGATTTCTCACCAATCCAGACGATCGCTTCATTATTCAAAATCAGCGTCGCGATTTGGCAAGTGGGATTGCAGATGGTTTGGTAGCTTGGGCGCGGGGCACGGCTCTACCACCCGATTCCACGACCTATCCTGAAATTCGCATTAGCATTAACGGGCAGATTTACGGCGAGAAGGGAATTCTGGTCAATGGCAATGCCTACATTCCGATCGATTTAACCGATCGTCTGGGAATCGATTTAACTCAAGATCCGAACATTCGTCGCTTGAATTATCGTCAAGTCGTTTTTGTCAAAGCGGTAGACCTGCGAAACTATACGATCTCCGTGGGTTGGGATGCTCAAGCGCGAACCGTGCTGTTGCGATCGATTCTAAAAATCTGTCCGGGAACGCTCGATCGCATCATGAGCAACGGCAACACCACTTCGGCACAGTTAATTGCATTTCTCCGCAGCAACAACGATGCCGCACCCGTACAGTATCCTCAGCTTGCAGACCTCTACCGCAGTGAAGCTGCGATCGAAGGAGTCAATTACGATATTGCCTTCAGTCAAATGCTGCTCGAAACAAACTACTTGCGCTTCGGAGGTGAGATTAAACCCTCGCAAAACAACTTTGCCGGACTGGGAGATGTGGGCGGCGGCCCTGAAGGCGCAAGTTTTCCGAATGCTCAAACTGGCGTGAGAGCACATATTCAGCTACTCAAAGCTTATGCCAGTACAGAGCCGCTAGTGCAAGAAGTGGTTGCGCCTCGGTTTCGGTTTGTCACCCGTGGGATTGCGCCCCTAGTGGATCAACTGAGTGGGCGATGGTCAGCCGATCCGCAATACGGTGCAAAGATTACGGCAATTCTGAGGCGGCTGTATGAAGCGGCGCAGCTTTTGTAA
- a CDS encoding transglutaminase family protein, whose amino-acid sequence MSIIYDLEHTTSYRYRNPVTFGEHRAIFLPSIGYSGRILSYAIDSNVPCKTRWMMDTLSNNVALLSFSEPAKELSVTYRVRAEHFGIPTIADFPLDARAEEIPVQYTPGEWNDLSVFIRPHTEDSEGRLAAWTKQFVAGDQDSTLDVLQRMMDSINTTLSYQSRDAEGTQNPAETLRLQSGTCRDYAWLMIEALRRLGLACRFVSGYIYDSALDGGEVGMTGSGATHAWAQVYLPGAGWRAYDPTNRITAGFDLIRVAIARHPGQVIPLSGSWFGETDDYLGMDVNVSIRKLGMLPDFEVAPAVPIVTASQ is encoded by the coding sequence ATGAGTATTATTTACGATTTAGAACACACTACAAGCTATCGCTATCGCAATCCTGTTACTTTCGGAGAACACCGAGCGATTTTCTTACCCAGTATTGGCTATAGTGGGCGCATCTTGAGCTATGCGATCGACAGCAACGTTCCCTGCAAAACTCGCTGGATGATGGATACGCTCTCGAATAATGTTGCACTCCTGAGCTTCAGTGAACCTGCAAAAGAACTGAGTGTGACCTATCGAGTGAGAGCTGAGCATTTTGGCATTCCGACGATCGCTGATTTTCCGCTGGATGCCCGTGCTGAAGAAATTCCCGTACAGTACACTCCGGGTGAATGGAATGATCTCTCTGTGTTCATTCGTCCACATACCGAAGATTCCGAAGGTCGGCTTGCAGCTTGGACAAAACAATTTGTGGCAGGCGACCAAGATAGTACCTTAGATGTCTTGCAACGCATGATGGATAGTATTAACACCACATTGAGCTATCAGTCACGAGATGCAGAAGGGACTCAGAATCCGGCTGAGACACTCCGGTTACAGTCGGGGACTTGTCGAGACTATGCTTGGTTAATGATTGAAGCACTTCGACGCTTAGGGCTGGCTTGTCGCTTTGTCAGCGGCTATATTTACGATTCAGCCTTAGATGGCGGTGAGGTTGGCATGACAGGTTCCGGTGCAACTCATGCTTGGGCGCAGGTTTATTTACCGGGTGCAGGCTGGAGAGCTTATGATCCGACCAATCGAATTACAGCCGGATTTGATCTGATTCGAGTCGCGATCGCTCGTCATCCTGGACAGGTGATTCCGCTTTCTGGGTCTTGGTTTGGTGAGACGGATGACTATTTGGGAATGGATGTGAATGTTTCAATTCGCAAGTTAGGAATGTTGCCTGACTTTGAAGTGGCTCCCGCAGTTCCAATCGTGACAGCCTCGCAGTAA
- a CDS encoding cryptochrome/photolyase family protein: MSIGVWVLGDQLWTGQTALQSCKDNPEQTHVFFIESLHHAQQLPYHLQKLVLVWSAMRHFAEELKQEGWIVSYTQSIDFQTPLIKWIEQYGITELRVMAPVDRPFMKLIQSLNLPCSVTFTPNNRFIWQDQEFVDWARSRKRLLMEDFYREGRQRFNVLMDGKHPLGGRWNFDRDNRKPPKGKLTLPEALWFEPDQITQNVIDWVKQSPNLKDSQAYWQIEPFQWGVTRTQALQVLDFFIKTRLSNFGPYQDAMVTGEQTLWHAMLSPYLNIGLLHPLEVVQAAEQAYYANRDTWELNSVEGFVRQIIGWREYMHGIYVYMGEDYPDRNWFNHTQPLPEFYWTGETKMNCLHHVLTQVKATGYAHHIQRLMVLNNFALIAGISPQELQDWFHTAFIDGYDWVMQANVIGMGQYADGGMMASKPYAASANYINTMSDYCKHCTYNPRSRTGETACPFNFMYWDFLARHYDKLKHNPRMTQIYRNLERISAEELQLIRAEAEQWRTEQRQTEYPLPSTPAPHGSPDATPQSVP, encoded by the coding sequence ATGAGCATCGGAGTATGGGTACTGGGCGATCAGCTTTGGACAGGGCAAACTGCATTGCAAAGCTGCAAAGATAACCCTGAGCAAACGCATGTCTTTTTTATTGAGTCGCTACACCATGCTCAACAGTTACCCTATCATCTGCAAAAGTTGGTGCTAGTTTGGTCAGCGATGCGCCATTTTGCTGAAGAACTGAAGCAAGAAGGCTGGATTGTTAGCTATACACAATCGATCGACTTTCAAACGCCGCTGATCAAGTGGATTGAGCAATACGGAATTACGGAACTGCGGGTGATGGCTCCGGTCGATCGTCCGTTTATGAAGCTGATTCAGTCACTCAATCTTCCTTGCTCTGTAACTTTTACTCCGAACAATCGCTTCATTTGGCAGGATCAAGAGTTTGTCGATTGGGCACGATCTCGCAAGCGTCTATTGATGGAAGACTTTTATCGTGAAGGACGGCAGCGATTTAATGTTTTGATGGATGGGAAGCATCCGCTTGGAGGGCGCTGGAACTTCGATCGGGACAATCGCAAGCCCCCCAAAGGTAAATTGACTCTGCCCGAAGCACTTTGGTTTGAGCCAGACCAGATCACCCAAAACGTGATTGACTGGGTAAAGCAGTCCCCAAATCTTAAAGATAGTCAAGCCTATTGGCAGATTGAACCCTTTCAATGGGGAGTCACCCGCACACAAGCATTACAGGTACTAGACTTCTTTATTAAAACTCGGCTGTCTAACTTTGGCCCTTATCAGGATGCAATGGTCACGGGTGAACAGACCCTATGGCACGCAATGTTATCGCCTTATCTGAACATTGGACTATTGCATCCTTTAGAAGTGGTACAAGCCGCAGAGCAGGCTTATTACGCTAATCGGGATACCTGGGAACTCAATAGCGTTGAAGGCTTTGTCAGACAAATCATCGGCTGGCGTGAATATATGCACGGTATCTATGTCTACATGGGCGAAGACTATCCCGATCGCAACTGGTTTAATCACACGCAACCGCTTCCAGAGTTTTACTGGACAGGCGAAACAAAGATGAACTGTTTGCACCATGTTCTGACTCAAGTTAAAGCGACGGGATACGCCCACCACATTCAGCGATTGATGGTTCTGAACAACTTTGCATTGATTGCAGGGATCTCTCCGCAAGAATTGCAGGACTGGTTTCATACTGCCTTTATTGATGGGTATGACTGGGTGATGCAAGCGAATGTGATTGGCATGGGGCAGTATGCAGATGGTGGCATGATGGCATCAAAGCCTTATGCCGCTTCAGCAAATTACATCAATACCATGAGTGACTATTGCAAACACTGTACATACAATCCCCGCAGTCGCACTGGAGAAACGGCTTGCCCGTTTAACTTCATGTATTGGGACTTTCTTGCCCGACATTACGACAAGCTTAAGCACAATCCACGCATGACACAGATCTATCGCAACTTAGAGCGCATCTCAGCCGAGGAACTTCAGCTAATTCGCGCCGAAGCAGAACAGTGGAGAACCGAACAGCGACAGACCGAATATCCCCTTCCTTCTACCCCTGCACCTCATGGATCGCCTGACGCAACTCCGCAATCAGTACCTTGA
- a CDS encoding helix-turn-helix transcriptional regulator, whose protein sequence is MPKARPSKVDPAILAAVADYFKVLSEMSRLQILTCLKSGAKNVMEISEATGLGQANLSKHLKVLYQAGILSREAKGTSAYYKIADPMIFEFCELACDRVAERAEQQSASLKALRSKTSVF, encoded by the coding sequence ATGCCTAAAGCGAGACCCTCAAAGGTTGATCCAGCGATTCTTGCGGCAGTCGCTGACTATTTCAAGGTGCTGTCAGAAATGAGTCGGCTCCAGATTCTGACTTGCCTGAAATCGGGGGCAAAGAACGTCATGGAAATTTCAGAGGCAACGGGATTAGGACAAGCAAATTTGTCTAAGCACCTAAAGGTTTTATACCAAGCTGGCATACTCTCGCGTGAAGCAAAGGGAACGAGCGCCTACTACAAAATTGCCGACCCAATGATTTTTGAGTTCTGTGAGTTAGCTTGCGATCGCGTGGCTGAACGAGCGGAACAACAGTCAGCAAGTTTAAAGGCTTTACGCAGCAAAACCTCCGTGTTCTAG
- a CDS encoding biliverdin-producing heme oxygenase — MVSVAIQVKLTVCFKHSPSHANHPIIGAIVFPELHRTANLERDLAFFYGDNWREEIAPLPAGQIYVDRLREISNTELNIECDRSYSKSPRMGDLGGENLSHPQINLV, encoded by the coding sequence ATTGTCTCTGTCGCGATACAGGTAAAACTTACTGTCTGCTTCAAGCACTCTCCAAGCCACGCAAATCATCCGATCATTGGAGCGATTGTATTTCCCGAACTTCACCGCACTGCGAATTTAGAGCGCGACTTAGCCTTCTTCTACGGTGACAACTGGCGAGAAGAAATCGCACCCCTGCCCGCAGGTCAAATCTATGTTGATCGACTGCGCGAGATTTCTAATACCGAATTAAACATAGAATGCGACAGATCATACTCAAAGTCCCCCAGAATGGGGGATTTAGGGGGCGAGAATCTGTCGCATCCACAAATCAATCTGGTATAA
- a CDS encoding biliverdin-producing heme oxygenase: MCRIHKSIWYNTNPVLLIAHAYTCYLGDLSGGQALKRIVRSALKLQTVQSTEFYEFEQLPTVEAKLAFKGWAIWLLKAVGLAHKVVMPPQSTTAPKL, translated from the coding sequence ATCTGTCGCATCCACAAATCAATCTGGTATAACACAAACCCGGTTTTGTTGATTGCTCATGCTTATACATGCTACTTGGGCGATTTGTCAGGTGGTCAAGCATTGAAACGAATTGTGCGATCGGCATTAAAACTACAAACCGTTCAGAGCACAGAATTCTATGAGTTTGAGCAACTCCCGACTGTAGAGGCAAAGCTAGCCTTCAAAGGGTGGGCAATTTGGCTGCTGAAAGCCGTTGGATTAGCGCACAAAGTTGTCATGCCGCCGCAGTCTACTACTGCCCCTAAACTGTAG
- a CDS encoding Hsp20/alpha crystallin family protein gives MSLIHWQPLKELEALRHQMNQVFDAWLHPDPEARSLSPIDGMAWTPAIELHETDTDVVLKAEVPGIEAKDLDVQVSEHTISISGHHQEETRTEEKGVFRSELRYGQFQRLIPLPTAVQYDQVKADFKNGILTLTLPKIESARKPVVKVNLEEKLREATTQHRQAKEHQEQTVHRRAEDALETMQMGDLDQATRETLTQERHQNEQRQESAHLRANQ, from the coding sequence ATGTCGCTGATTCACTGGCAACCTCTTAAAGAATTGGAAGCATTACGGCATCAGATGAATCAGGTTTTCGATGCGTGGCTGCACCCAGATCCAGAAGCCCGATCGCTGTCACCAATCGACGGTATGGCTTGGACACCTGCGATCGAACTTCACGAAACCGATACCGATGTCGTTCTCAAAGCAGAAGTTCCGGGGATAGAAGCAAAAGATCTGGATGTGCAAGTTTCTGAACATACGATATCGATCTCTGGTCATCACCAAGAGGAAACACGAACCGAAGAAAAAGGCGTATTTCGCTCTGAGCTGCGGTATGGACAGTTTCAACGCTTGATTCCGCTCCCAACGGCGGTGCAATACGACCAAGTGAAAGCAGACTTCAAGAACGGCATTCTGACACTAACCTTGCCTAAAATTGAATCGGCACGTAAGCCTGTAGTGAAGGTGAACCTGGAAGAAAAATTGCGCGAGGCAACGACTCAACACCGGCAAGCCAAAGAACACCAGGAACAAACCGTCCACCGCCGGGCTGAAGATGCTTTAGAAACGATGCAAATGGGTGATCTTGATCAAGCGACACGGGAAACGCTAACCCAAGAGCGACACCAAAACGAGCAGCGGCAAGAATCTGCTCATCTGCGAGCCAACCAGTAA
- a CDS encoding RNA-binding protein, with protein sequence MSIYVGNLSYEVTREDLTEIFAEYGSVKRVQLPVDRETGRMRGFGFVEMETDAEEDKAIEALDGAEWMGRDMRVNKAKPREESGGGRSGGGGGRNGGDRRGGFSRGGY encoded by the coding sequence ATGTCGATTTATGTAGGTAACCTATCTTACGAGGTTACGCGGGAAGATTTGACCGAAATCTTCGCAGAATACGGATCTGTTAAGCGCGTTCAGCTTCCGGTTGATCGTGAAACTGGACGGATGCGTGGGTTCGGATTTGTGGAAATGGAAACGGATGCCGAAGAAGATAAAGCGATCGAAGCCCTAGACGGTGCGGAATGGATGGGTCGTGATATGCGCGTCAACAAGGCAAAGCCCCGTGAAGAATCGGGCGGTGGTCGCAGTGGCGGTGGCGGTGGTCGCAATGGTGGCGATCGTCGAGGCGGATTCTCGCGCGGCGGCTATTAA
- a CDS encoding S9 family peptidase: MAVASYGTWKSPISSDLIVAGTIGLGQIKLDGKTIYWSESRPTEAGRNVIVQRSANGETIDLTPAPFNARTRVHEYGGGAFMIATGTVYFSNFADQRLYQQTDGSEPIALTPEASLRYADALFDSARNRLVCVREEHHDQSVENTIAAISLTDQSQTVLVSGSDFYAFPRLSPDGSRLSWICWNHPNMPWDGTELWTANIRADGTLDTPEKIAGGLEESIFQPEWSPDGSLIFIGDRTGWWNFYRWNPTTGKTESLCEKAAEFGLPLWVFGMSTYGFAGNQIICSYTENGLSRFASLDLDTRELTPIATPYTSIAGLQACADHAVFLGGSSTEPSAIVKYDLQTQQFEVLRRASELRIDPGYLSVPEAIEFPAENNLTAFALYYAPKNKEYTAPEGERPPMLVKSHGGPTASTSAAFNLGIQYWTSRGFAVLDVNYGGSTGYGRAYRERLKGTWGIVDVDDCANGAKYLAEQGKVDGDRLVIAGGSAGGYTTLCALTFRNTFKAGASYYGVSDLKALAEDTHKFESRYLDGLIGAYPERADLYEERSPISAVDRLSCPVIFFQGDEDKIVPPNQAEMMVDALKQKGLPVAYVLFEGEQHGFRKAENIKRALDGEFYFYSRVFGFEPADKIEPVPIFNL; this comes from the coding sequence ATGGCTGTGGCATCTTATGGCACTTGGAAGTCGCCGATTAGCTCGGATCTGATTGTGGCAGGGACGATCGGACTCGGACAAATTAAGCTGGACGGCAAAACAATTTACTGGAGCGAGTCACGTCCGACTGAGGCAGGACGGAATGTGATTGTGCAACGTTCAGCGAATGGCGAGACGATCGATCTGACACCTGCTCCGTTCAACGCCCGTACACGGGTGCATGAATACGGGGGAGGGGCATTTATGATTGCGACTGGAACTGTTTATTTCTCGAATTTTGCCGATCAGCGACTTTATCAGCAGACCGATGGATCTGAGCCGATCGCGCTGACTCCTGAAGCGTCGTTACGATATGCCGATGCCCTATTCGATAGTGCTCGAAATCGCCTCGTTTGTGTACGCGAAGAACATCACGATCAAAGCGTTGAGAATACGATCGCGGCAATTTCGCTCACGGATCAAAGTCAAACCGTTCTGGTTTCAGGTTCAGATTTCTATGCGTTTCCGCGTCTGAGTCCTGATGGTTCTCGCCTCAGTTGGATTTGTTGGAATCATCCGAATATGCCTTGGGATGGAACGGAACTCTGGACAGCAAACATTAGAGCAGACGGAACGCTAGACACACCGGAAAAGATTGCAGGTGGATTAGAGGAATCGATTTTTCAGCCGGAATGGTCGCCGGATGGCAGTTTGATTTTTATTGGCGATCGTACGGGCTGGTGGAATTTCTACCGCTGGAATCCTACAACCGGAAAAACTGAATCCCTCTGTGAGAAAGCCGCAGAATTTGGTTTACCGCTCTGGGTGTTTGGAATGTCTACCTATGGCTTTGCTGGAAATCAAATCATTTGTAGCTATACCGAAAATGGATTGAGCCGCTTTGCCAGTTTAGATTTAGACACTCGCGAACTCACTCCAATCGCAACGCCTTACACCAGCATTGCAGGACTCCAAGCTTGTGCAGATCATGCGGTATTTCTGGGCGGATCATCAACGGAGCCGAGCGCGATCGTCAAATACGATTTACAGACTCAACAATTTGAAGTGCTGAGACGCGCCAGCGAACTGCGGATTGATCCCGGTTATCTTTCAGTGCCAGAAGCGATCGAGTTCCCGGCTGAGAATAATCTCACGGCTTTTGCTTTGTACTATGCGCCCAAAAATAAAGAGTACACTGCTCCTGAAGGCGAACGTCCACCGATGTTAGTCAAGAGTCACGGAGGCCCGACCGCTTCGACTTCTGCTGCATTTAACTTAGGCATTCAGTATTGGACAAGTCGCGGCTTTGCAGTTCTCGACGTGAATTATGGCGGCAGTACCGGATATGGACGCGCTTATCGCGAACGTTTGAAAGGAACTTGGGGCATTGTCGATGTCGATGACTGTGCAAATGGAGCGAAGTATCTCGCCGAGCAAGGCAAGGTGGATGGAGATCGCTTAGTGATTGCAGGCGGAAGTGCAGGCGGATATACAACGCTCTGCGCTCTCACATTTAGAAATACATTCAAAGCAGGCGCAAGTTACTATGGCGTGAGCGACCTCAAAGCGTTGGCAGAAGATACTCATAAGTTTGAATCACGCTATCTTGATGGTTTGATTGGTGCTTATCCAGAAAGAGCCGATTTGTACGAGGAGCGCTCTCCGATTAGTGCGGTCGATCGCTTATCTTGTCCGGTGATCTTCTTTCAGGGTGACGAGGATAAAATCGTACCGCCGAATCAAGCCGAAATGATGGTTGATGCTTTGAAACAAAAAGGATTACCTGTAGCATATGTGTTGTTTGAAGGCGAACAACATGGATTCCGTAAAGCAGAAAACATCAAACGTGCTTTAGATGGAGAATTCTATTTCTATTCACGGGTGTTTGGGTTCGAGCCTGCGGATAAAATCGAGCCTGTGCCAATCTTTAATCTCTAG